The region ATATCGTGCCGCAGTTCCTGTTAAGTTATTCTTACGACTACTCCCTGAGCAAGATCAACAATTACTCCGGGGGCTCGCATGAGATTGCGCTCTCATACCTTTTTGCTTACAAGGGACGGAAAATAGCAAATCCAAGGTATTTTTAAGTTAATTTGGCTTAAAAACCCTCAATACCTGTAAATGAATACTCGTATTTTGCTGATTGACAATTACGATTCATTTACTTATATCCTCCGGCAAAGGTTAACAGAGGCAGGAGCATCTTTTGTTGAGATTGCAAAAAATGACAATACTCATATCCCTGAATTAGCTGCAGGCTTTGACAGTATTGTTTTTTCACCAGGCCCTGGCACTCCTGAAAACGGACATGTAATGTTTAATATACTTGAGAAATTTTATACAAGTAAAAGGGTGCTGGGTATTTGTCTTGGGCATCAAGCTATATGTACTTTTTTTGGTGCAACCCTGATAAATCTGCAATATCCCATGCACGGAAAAAAAACAAAATTAAAAATATA is a window of Bacteroidales bacterium DNA encoding:
- a CDS encoding aminodeoxychorismate/anthranilate synthase component II, giving the protein MNTRILLIDNYDSFTYILRQRLTEAGASFVEIAKNDNTHIPELAAGFDSIVFSPGPGTPENGHVMFNILEKFYTSKRVLGICLGHQAICTFFGATLINLQYPMHGKKTKLKIYKSKKNIFSGIQDKIITGRYHSWVVSEKNFPDCLEITSVSGEGHIMSVAHKNYNITGIQFHPESYMTNTSLQILKNWINME